From the genome of Atribacterota bacterium:
AGCCATCTCCAACCATAAATTTAACATTATTATAACCCAGCCTGTTTAGCAGATCTTGTGCCTTTAGGGATAATGATTCGTAAATTTCTATAGTATAAACTTCCCTTACTATTTCTGCTAAAATGGCGGCTTGATAGCCAGAGCCGGTACCTATTTCCAGGACTTTTTCTTCTCCAGTTAGCTCCAGTAATTGAGTCATTAAAGCGACAATATAGGGTTGGGAAATAGTCTGACCTTCACCAATACCTAAAGGATAATCATTGTATGCTTCATCCTTAACTCGGCTATCTACAAATTCATGTCGGGGAACTTTTCTCATGGCCGCCAAGACTAGTGTATCGGTAATATCTCGGGCAACTAATTGACTGGTTACCATCTTCTCTCGACGTTGATGGTAGACAGATTCTTCTGTTTCCTGTGAGAAGATTGCAGTGTCAAACATCATTAAAGAAAGGA
Proteins encoded in this window:
- a CDS encoding protein-L-isoaspartate(D-aspartate) O-methyltransferase, which codes for MMFDTAIFSQETEESVYHQRREKMVTSQLVARDITDTLVLAAMRKVPRHEFVDSRVKDEAYNDYPLGIGEGQTISQPYIVALMTQLLELTGEEKVLEIGTGSGYQAAILAEIVREVYTIEIYESLSLKAQDLLNRLGYNNVKFMVGDGYYGWEEEAPFDAIIVTCAPDHVPPPLLEQLHPEHGRMVIPVGSVWMIQTLMKIYIKEGNRVSEGITGVLFVPMLR